From Paenibacillus sp. PL2-23:
CCAGTCTGTATTCACCCACACATGCCGAGTACCGCCTTCCACCAAGGGCTCTCCCGGCAGGTCCTCGCCGAAGGCCACCTCTGTCTCCGCTGGAAGCTCCGTCACTCTTCTGACCTGTGACTGGAACGCGATTCGGAGCGGCGAACAGGACTCTATTCTTGTGCATACCACAACCAGATCGTCATACCTGGCGGGCGCGATATACTTGCAAGCCAGATCCACCACGGGAAGCAGCAAGCCCTTGCTTTCGATCGTTTTATAGTCATAGCCCGCTGCCCTTATCCATTCTGTACGTCCAATTTCGAACCACGTTACATAATTGCCATGAAAGACGACACCCATCTGATCCGTTTCCTGATATCTGACCCGAAGCGGATGCAGCCGCCAAGCTCCGTTCACCGTCATGCTACGCCTCCGCCTCCTTCTCTATTCGGTGAAATGGAATAAAAAGCGACGGTGACAATCACCATCGCTTTCCATTGTTAAGCCATCTGCTTATATATTAAAAAACTTTCGATTGTCCGGAGTAGATGAAGCCTGTCTCCGCATAAATCGTAACTTCCATGCCATCCTTCAGCTTGTCCGTCGCACCGGATACGCCAAGGATTACCGGAATGCTAAGGTTCAGGCCGCATACAGCCGCATGGCTCGTAATGCCGCCTTGCTCCGTAATGACCGCTCCCGCCTTCTCGAATGCAGGCATATATTCCCTGTCCGTCGATACAGCGACCAGAATGTCGCCTTGCTCCAGCTTAGCGATGGCTTCCTCCGGATTAAGGGCAACAACCAGCTTGCCTGTTACCGTCTGGCTGCCAATGCCTTGGCCCTTAGCGAGCAGCTCGCCAATATGGTGAATCTTGATCAGGTTAGTTGTGCCTGCTCGTCCCACCGGAACGCCAGCCGTGATAACGATTGTATCGCCAAGCGTAAGCAGGCCTGTGCTCATCGCGCCTTTGACGGCAATCTCGAACATCTCGTCTGTCGTATCCGCGTCAGTGCCTTGTACCGGGAATACGCCCCAGCCCAGCGCCAGGCGCTTCATAACCTTTGGATCCGTGGTTACGGCAATAATTGGAGCCTTCGGACGGTACTTAGACACCATACGCGCAGTGAAGCCGCTTTGAGTGGACGTCACGATCGCCTTCGCATTCAGATCCAGAGCGGAGTTCGCAACCGATTGGCTGACCGCTTCCGTAACGGAGGTCTGCTGGGCGTTGGCCTGCTTTGTGAAAATTTCACGATATTCCAGGGCGCTTTCGGCACGCTGAGCGATGCGGGACATCGTCTGCACGGATTCCACCGGGTATTTGCCGGCAGCCGTCTCACCGGAAAGCATGATCGCGTCAGTGCCGTCGAAGATCGCATTCGCCACGTCGCTCGCTTCCGCGCGAGTCGGACGAGGGTTGCGCTGCATGGAATCAAGCATTTGCGTAGCCGTAATAACCGGCTTGCCTGCACGATTACATTTCTTGATCATCATCTTCTGAACAAGCGGAACCTCTTCCGCTGGAATTTCCACGCCCAGGTCGCCGCGGGCAACCATGAGGCCGTCGGACACCTCCAGGATCTCATCCAGATTGTCTACGCCCTCCTGATTCTCGATCTTGGAGATAATCTGGATATGGCTGGCGTTATGCTTCTCCAGCAGCTCGCGAATTTCGAGAACGTCGCTCGCCTTGCGAACGAACGATGCCGCGATAAAGTCGACGCCTTGCTGAATGCCGAACACGATGTCGTTGGCATCCTTCTCCGTAATGCCAGGCAAAGAAATTTTGACTCCGGGCACATTGACGCCCTTCTTGCTTTTGATTGGACCGCTGTTGACGATGCGGCAGTGAATTTCCGTTCCTTCGATCGCTTCAACTGTCAATCCAATCAAGCCGTCGTCGATCAGGACGGTGGAGCCAACAGTCAGATCGTTAGGCAGATTGCTGTACGTGACTGGAATGCGCGTGCGGTCGCCCAGGATTTCTTCTGTGGTGAGCGTAATCGCGTCGCCTTGCACCAGCTCGATCGGCTCTTCCTTCAGCTTGCCAAGACGAATCTCTGGTCCCTTGGTATCGAGCAGAATCGCTACGGACGTGCCGAGCTCGGCGTTAGCCAGCCCGATATTCTTAATCCGGTTGCCGTGCTCCTCGAAATCTCCGTGGGAGAAGTTCAGACGTGCTACGTTCATTCCGGCCTGGATCAACTTCTTTGTGTTCTCCAGTGATTCGCTGGAAGGGCCGATTGTACAGACGATCTTTGTTTTGCGCATGATCAATATTCCTCCGTTTATTGCCTGAAATGTCTTCATTCATACTTATTTGAGAAAACCTGCAGCCTGTTGTCTTGCAAGCAAGGACGCAAAGGCAGGTCTTGTCGCCTGGTGAAACACGTCTTGTGACAGTCCTACAAGGAATGCAGCGTTGGCGCAGCCTCTTGGCCTTGGCTCTCCGCTTCAGCCGGGAGCGCACTGCCCTCTCCGTTCTCTGCCGCTTCGGCTTCGGCCATCTGGAAATAGCCGACCTTGCGGAACTTGCTATAGCGGTCTTCAATGAGCTGCTGGGGACTTAGCCCCTTCAGTTCCTGAAGATGCTTCCACAAGCCGTCCTTGATCTTCTCCGCTTGGAATTCCAGATCCCGATGCGCGCCGCCTTGCGGCTCCTCGATGATCTCCTCGATAATGCCGAATTCCAGCAGATCCTTCGCTGTAATCTTCATCGCCTCCGCAGCCTGATCGGCGCGGGAAGCGTCCTTCCACAGGATGGAGGCCGCGCCATTCGGAGAGATAGCCGAATAGATCGCATTCTCCAGCATAAGCACGCGGTTGCCAACGCCAAGCGCAAGCGCTCCGCCGCTGCCCCCTTCACCGATAACCACACAAATGATCGGCACGCCGAATGCGGCCATCTCCCTCAGGTTTCGCGCAATCGCTTCGGATTGTCCGCGCTCCTCGGCTGTATTGCCGGGATAGGCGCCCTTCGTGTCGATAAAGGTAATGATCGGCCGGCCAAACTTGTTGGCCTGCTGCATAAGCCGCAGCGCCTTGCGGAACCCCTCAGGGTGAGGGCTTCCGAAGAAGCGCGCGATATTGTCGCGCGTGTCCTTCCCGCGCTGATGGCCGATAACCGTCACCGGCACGCCATTCAGCTTGGCAAGTCCGCCTACAATAGCCAGATCGTCGGCGAACAGCCGATCGCCGTGAAGCTCCATAAAGTCCGTGAAGATCGTGCCTATGAAATCCAGCGACGTTGGACGCTGATGGTGACGGGCAAGATGCATCTTCTGGGCGGCAGTGAGCTCGTTGTAGAGCTCCTCCTCCAGCTGCCTGCAGCGCTCCTCCAGCCGGAGGATCTCCTCGGAGAAGTCGATGCCCTTGCCGACGCTCAGGCTTTTCAATTCCTTGATTTTCTGCCGAAGCTCAATAATGGGCTTCTCGAAAGGCAATTCATTCCCCATGGAGCTCATCCTCCTTCACGGCATGCATGTCCAGCAGCTTCGTGAGTGTAGCCTTCATATCCTTGCGGTGCACAACTTTGTCAAGCTGGCCATGCTGAAGGTTGAACTCCGCCGTCTGGAAGTTATCCGGAAGCTTCTGGCGAATCGTCTGCTCGATAACAATTCGGCCGGCGAACCCGATCAGTGCGCCAGGCTCGGCCAAATTGTAGTCGCCAAGACTCGCGAAGCTGGCGGATACGCCGCCTGTAGTAGGATCCGTGAATACGGATATGTACAAGCCGCCGGCACCCTGGAACTTTGCAAGCGCCGCGCTGGTCTTGGCCATCTGCATCAGGCTGAGAATGCTCTCCTGCATACGGGCGCCGCTGGAGGTGGAGAAGATAATCAGCGGAAGCTTCTTCTCATGAGCCGCCTCAATCGCTCTCGTAATCTTCTCTCCCGCGACAGAGCCCATGCTGCCCGTGAAGAAGTCGAAGCTCATGACCGCGACAACAACAGGGAAGCCTCCAATTCTGCCTTCGCCGGTCACGACGGAATCGCGAAGATTGGACTTCGCCTTCTGCCCCTCCAGCTTGCTGGCGTAGCCTGGGAAGTTCAACGGGTCGACGGACTCCATCGTAGCGTCGTACTCATGCAAATGCCCGTCATCAAGCGTCATCCCGATCCGTTCCCATGCGCTCAGCCGGTAATGATGCCCGCATGACGAGCATACCTTCAGGTTTTTCTCCAGCTCTTTGGAGTACTGAATGGTGCCGCACTTGGAGCACTTATTCATCAAGCCTTCGGGAATATCTCGCTTAGGGCGCTCCGAAGGGATGGTTGCATATTTTTTCTTCGAAAATAAGTCCTTAATTTGCACGTATGTGACACCTCTCAAGGCGCAATAGT
This genomic window contains:
- a CDS encoding thioesterase family protein, with the protein product MTVNGAWRLHPLRVRYQETDQMGVVFHGNYVTWFEIGRTEWIRAAGYDYKTIESKGLLLPVVDLACKYIAPARYDDLVVVCTRIESCSPLRIAFQSQVRRVTELPAETEVAFGEDLPGEPLVEGGTRHVWVNTDWQPARLNKVMPELYAVLCGEG
- the pyk gene encoding pyruvate kinase; translation: MRKTKIVCTIGPSSESLENTKKLIQAGMNVARLNFSHGDFEEHGNRIKNIGLANAELGTSVAILLDTKGPEIRLGKLKEEPIELVQGDAITLTTEEILGDRTRIPVTYSNLPNDLTVGSTVLIDDGLIGLTVEAIEGTEIHCRIVNSGPIKSKKGVNVPGVKISLPGITEKDANDIVFGIQQGVDFIAASFVRKASDVLEIRELLEKHNASHIQIISKIENQEGVDNLDEILEVSDGLMVARGDLGVEIPAEEVPLVQKMMIKKCNRAGKPVITATQMLDSMQRNPRPTRAEASDVANAIFDGTDAIMLSGETAAGKYPVESVQTMSRIAQRAESALEYREIFTKQANAQQTSVTEAVSQSVANSALDLNAKAIVTSTQSGFTARMVSKYRPKAPIIAVTTDPKVMKRLALGWGVFPVQGTDADTTDEMFEIAVKGAMSTGLLTLGDTIVITAGVPVGRAGTTNLIKIHHIGELLAKGQGIGSQTVTGKLVVALNPEEAIAKLEQGDILVAVSTDREYMPAFEKAGAVITEQGGITSHAAVCGLNLSIPVILGVSGATDKLKDGMEVTIYAETGFIYSGQSKVF
- a CDS encoding acetyl-CoA carboxylase carboxyltransferase subunit alpha translates to MGNELPFEKPIIELRQKIKELKSLSVGKGIDFSEEILRLEERCRQLEEELYNELTAAQKMHLARHHQRPTSLDFIGTIFTDFMELHGDRLFADDLAIVGGLAKLNGVPVTVIGHQRGKDTRDNIARFFGSPHPEGFRKALRLMQQANKFGRPIITFIDTKGAYPGNTAEERGQSEAIARNLREMAAFGVPIICVVIGEGGSGGALALGVGNRVLMLENAIYSAISPNGAASILWKDASRADQAAEAMKITAKDLLEFGIIEEIIEEPQGGAHRDLEFQAEKIKDGLWKHLQELKGLSPQQLIEDRYSKFRKVGYFQMAEAEAAENGEGSALPAEAESQGQEAAPTLHSL
- the accD gene encoding acetyl-CoA carboxylase, carboxyltransferase subunit beta, with the translated sequence MQIKDLFSKKKYATIPSERPKRDIPEGLMNKCSKCGTIQYSKELEKNLKVCSSCGHHYRLSAWERIGMTLDDGHLHEYDATMESVDPLNFPGYASKLEGQKAKSNLRDSVVTGEGRIGGFPVVVAVMSFDFFTGSMGSVAGEKITRAIEAAHEKKLPLIIFSTSSGARMQESILSLMQMAKTSAALAKFQGAGGLYISVFTDPTTGGVSASFASLGDYNLAEPGALIGFAGRIVIEQTIRQKLPDNFQTAEFNLQHGQLDKVVHRKDMKATLTKLLDMHAVKEDELHGE